A window of the Miscanthus floridulus cultivar M001 chromosome 14, ASM1932011v1, whole genome shotgun sequence genome harbors these coding sequences:
- the LOC136503308 gene encoding uncharacterized protein, whose amino-acid sequence MESAKQIYDTLKVSFEGDKSVRKGNIELLHGELQRCVFLQNETTQSMFDRLMALVNRIRALGSTEWEDNKVARNMLRTYRAKNDMLAFVIMERPDYDEMTPQEVLLKLKHHECLDEDAINAHNQNPNAMGYNKNAALKATQAHEGKSSSQEKNKKVKNDSSSEEEESDEEVALIIRNFRKFIKKKSNWKTYGDGKRRNKKMFCHGCGQTSPFIADCPSEKKKHKHDKDEDKKNKGKKRGEAHLGEDWESNESDSSDDEKKKKGATNIAIHHSSSPTMIFPDSTSPSKLFPNLSSSPRLFSNLINNEYYTPTCLMAKGEKPLEILISLVALKMLRLVLIPDALGTGNPQTVVAF is encoded by the exons atggaaagtgcaaagcagATTTAtgatactttgaaagtgtcatttgaaggagataagagtgtgagaaaaggcaacattgagttacttcatggtgaattacaAAGATGtgtgttcttgcaaaatgaaacaacacaatccatgtttgataggcttatggcattggtcaaccgcataagagctcttggaagcaccgaatgggaagacaacaaggttgctagaaatatgttgagaacctatagagccaagaacgaCATGCTAGCAtttgtgatcatggaaaggcccgattatgatgagatgacaccccaagaagttcttttaaagctcaagcatcatgagtgtctagatgaagatgcaatcaatgctcacaatcaaaatcctaatgcaatgggatacaacaagaatGCAGCCCTAAAGGCAACTCAAGCTCATGAAGGCAAATCTTCTAGTCAAGAGAAGAACAAGAAAGTGAAgaatgattcctcaagtgaagaagaagagtccGATGAAGAAGTTGCACTCATCATTAGAAACTTTAGAAAGTTCATAAAGAAGAAGAGCAACTGGAAGACTTACGGTGATGGgaagagaaggaacaagaagatgTTTTGCCATGGTTGTGGTCAAACCAGTCCCTTCATAGCTGATTGTCCtagtgagaagaagaagcacaagcacgacaaggatgaagacaagaagaacaaaggtaagaagagaggtgaagctcatcttggtgaaGACTGGGAGTCAAATGagagtgactcaagtgatgatgagaaaaagaagaagggagccacaaacattgccatccaccactcttcgtcaccgaccatgatcttccccgactcaacttcaccatCAAAACTCTTTCCCAACTTATCTTCATCaccaaggctcttctccaaccttaTCAACAATGaatactacactccaacttgcctcatggctaagggggagaag CCTCTTGAGATTCTAATCTCTCTTGTAGCTTTGAAAATGCTTCGGCTAGTGCTGATTCCTGACGCACTTGGTACTGGTAATCCTCAGACAGTAGTTGCCTTCTAG
- the LOC136503310 gene encoding uncharacterized protein, with translation MPSSESNLEVNLEDDPDRETTSEEEPEPLPVEEVIFNSLETAQKEEEDRRLHAITQKETDDCILKRVVEISKEEERRRKEEEEHHRQEEERRRQAKERCREEEECHRQEEETERHLAMDAERRWRRAEQKKRKEEHRQQG, from the coding sequence ATGCCATCGTCTGAGTCGAACCTCGAGGTGAACCTCGAGGACGATCCAGACCGTGAGACCACATCGGAGGAGGAACCGGAACCTCTTCCAGTGGAGGAGGTCATCTTCAACTCATTGGAGACGGctcagaaggaggaggaggaccggcgcCTCCACGCCATCACGCAGAAGGAGACCGATGACTGCATCCTAAAGCGTGTCGTtgagatctccaaggaggaggagcgccgccgcaaggaggaggaggagcaccaccgccaggaggaggagcgccgccgccaggCGAAGGAGCGCTGCCGCGAGGAGGAGGAGTGCCACCGCCaggaggaggagaccgagcggcATCTCGCGATGGACGCAGAACGACGCTGGCGTAGGGCTGAGCAAAAGAAGCGCAAAGAGGAGCACCGGCAGCAGGGTTGA
- the LOC136503311 gene encoding uncharacterized protein has translation MRHPSDSKAWKHVDNKYGWFAKEAHNIRLGLASDGFNPFGMQNVTYTTWPVILIPYNLPPWLFKKQPYWIMLMLIPGPKSPGMNIDIYLRPLIDELKDLWEKGIDTWDDKVKKNFKLHAILLWAINDFLAYAMLSGWSTKDHPFHMNKMSFNNEVETREAPVPVSGQQGVKMPNGFSSNIRRCVDANACKVSGLKTHDYHIILQKLLPLVIRKILPKEVVMPLIQLNRFFSALCSKELVEEDLDKLSSSIKKTLCRLEMVFPPAFFDIMIHLPVHLAEEAKLGGPVCYRWMYPVERYLRIVKGYVRNKAHPEGSIAEGYIAEECLTFCSRFLDVDTKLNRADRHESTIVNEPPSGLSVFGEMDYKRRGQTTEIFGADEVRKMRHYIISNCDEARPWVDEHMEELKNSIRNLNKRHEEHFVRWFEGKITKLYEKGEASELMYALSQGPDHRARVFNRCYINNWLFRTTTIERNLVTQNNGVLCDWYDVPATSTSRSRGYSRDKYGVIDIDTSRFRYSNEPYILATQAEPVFFVNLVNKPGWSSVVAVRPRNLFAMLEAENEGDMEVDLLDVGIQDMNLLGPNEDLSNWTRPDKEGTTGDASVINQVRGEAVLEPDDVVLLDDDDDDEDDTYIDDGVVAPVAVESIEDDFFV, from the exons ATGCGTCACCCTAGTGACTCGAAGGCATGGAAGCATGTGGATAACAAGTATGGTTGGTTTGCAAAGGAAGCTCATAATATTAGGCTGGGTCTTGCTTCTGATGGCTTCAACCCCTTTGGCATGCAAAATGTTACATACACCACATGGCCTGTTATCCTCATCCCTTATAATTTGCCTCCTTGGTTGTTTAAGAAACAACCTTATTGGATTATGTTGATGTTGATTCCTGGTCCAAAATCTCCTGGAATGAATATTGATATCTATTTGAGGCCCCTCATTGATGAGCTAAAGGATCTTTGGGAAAAGGGAATTGATACATGGGATGACAAGGTAAAGAAGAATTTTAAACTACATGCTATTCTGCTTTGGGCAATTAATGACTTtcttgcatatgcgatgctttctgGTTGGAGCACAAAAG ACCATCCTTTCCACATGAACAAGATGAGCTTCAACAATGAGGTGGAAACTAGGGAGGCTCCAgtaccagtgtctggtcaacag GGAGTGAAGATGCCTAATGGGTTTAGCTCCAATATAAGGAGATGTGTTGACGCAAATGCATGTAAGGTGTCTGGACTGAAAACACATGACTACCATATTATTCTACAGAAATTGTTACCCTTAGTCATCAGAAAGATTTTGCCCAAAGAAGTTGTCATGCCATTGATTCAGCTTAATAGATTCTTCAGTGCACTTTGTTCGAAGGAGCTGGTGGAAGAAGATCTTGACAAACTTAGCAGTTCAATTAAAAAGACTCTTTGTCGGCTTGAGATggtattcccacctgcattttttGATATCATGATTCATTTGCCGGTTCATCTAGCTGAAGAGGCTAAACTTGGAGGGCCCGTGTGTTATAGATGGATGTATCCAGTTGAGAGGTATCTACGTATTGTTAAAGGCTatgtgagaaacaaggcgcaccCAGAAGGTTCAATAGCCGAGGGATACATAGCCGAGGAGTGCCTTACATTTTGCTCTAGATTCTTGGACGTCGACACCAAGCTGAATCGCGCTGATCGTCATGAAAGTACAATAGTGAATGAGCCACCATCTGGTCTGAGCGTATTTGGAGAAATGGATTACAAGAGGAGAGGACAAACTACCGAGATATTTGGTGCAGATGAGGTTCGGAAGATGAGGCACTACATAATTAGTAACTGCGATGAAGCCAGACCATGGGTTGA CGAGCACATGGAAGAACTAAAAAATAGTATAAGGAATCTTAATAAACGACACGAGGAGCACTTTGTAAGGTGGTTCGAGGGCAAG atcaccaaACTATACGAGAAAGGTGAAGCAAGTGAACTTATGTATGCCCTTTCTCAAGGACCGGACCATCGAGCTCGTGTGTTCAATAGATGCTACATCAATAACTGGCTATTTCGAACGACTACCATTGAGAGAAACCTCGTCACACAAAACAATGGTGTGCTT TGTGATTGGTATGATGTGCCGGCTACCAGTACCAGTAGAAGTAGAGGATATAGTAGGGATAAATATGGTGTTATCGATATCGATACTTCCAGGTTCAGATATTCAAATGAACCTTACATTCTGGCAACACAGGCCGAACCGGTGTTTTTTGTCAACCTCGTGAACAAGCCAGGATGGTCTAGTGTTGTTGCGGTGAGACCAAGAAATTTGTTTGCCATGCTAGAAGCAGAAAATGAGGGTGACATGGAAGTCGATCTACTTGATGTGGGAATCCAAGACATGAATCTATTAGGCCCAAATGAGGATTTGTCAAATTGGACAAGACCAGACAAGGAAGGCACAACTGGTGATGCCTCTGTTATTAATCAGGTGCGTGGCGAAGCAGTTCTCGAACCAGATGATGTGGTCttacttgatgatgatgatgatgatgaagatgacacCTACATTGACGATGGAGTTGTTGCACCAGTTGCGGTAGAAAGCATAGAAGATGATTTCTTTGTTTAA